From a single Capsicum annuum cultivar UCD-10X-F1 chromosome 12, UCD10Xv1.1, whole genome shotgun sequence genomic region:
- the LOC107850215 gene encoding uncharacterized protein LOC107850215 isoform X1, protein MRSKSRVHDAASLIKQQRVFQRQSSMLLSSQSGTTMDQVLDKRSEKTVELFYILRQSLKILFMVVTTSWLFVMPTHQRESQFLQTNAIKLLRFLATQKLYIKFHGNFKFCLLFIN, encoded by the exons ATGCGCAGTAAATCAAGGGTACATGATGCTGCTTCTCTAATTAAACAACAAAG AGTATTTCAACGCCAATCCAGCATGCTTCTGAGCTCCCAAAGTGGAACTACGATGGATCAAGTATTGGACAAGCGTTCGGAGAAGACAGTGGAGTTATTCTATA TCCTCAGGCAATCTTTAAAGATCCTTTTCATGGTGGTAACAACATCTTG GTTATTTGTGATGCCTACACACCAACGGGAGAGCCAATTCCTACAAACAAACGCCATAAAGCTGCTTAGATTTTTAGCGACCCAAAAGTTATATATCAAGTTCCATGGTAACTTTAAATTCTGCCTCTTATTTATCAATTAA
- the LOC107850215 gene encoding uncharacterized protein LOC107850215 isoform X2, producing the protein MRSKSRVHDAASLIKQQRVFQRQSSMLLSSQSGTTMDQVLDKRSEKTVELFYILRQSLKILFMVVTTSWLFVMPTHQRESQFLQTNAIKLLRFLATQKLYIKFHE; encoded by the exons ATGCGCAGTAAATCAAGGGTACATGATGCTGCTTCTCTAATTAAACAACAAAG AGTATTTCAACGCCAATCCAGCATGCTTCTGAGCTCCCAAAGTGGAACTACGATGGATCAAGTATTGGACAAGCGTTCGGAGAAGACAGTGGAGTTATTCTATA TCCTCAGGCAATCTTTAAAGATCCTTTTCATGGTGGTAACAACATCTTG GTTATTTGTGATGCCTACACACCAACGGGAGAGCCAATTCCTACAAACAAACGCCATAAAGCTGCTTAGATTTTTAGCGACCCAAAAGTTATATATCAAGTTCCATG AATAA